The Brassica napus cultivar Da-Ae chromosome C7, Da-Ae, whole genome shotgun sequence genome has a segment encoding these proteins:
- the LOC106410515 gene encoding fatty acid desaturase 4-like 2, chloroplastic — MAVVPLQTKHTLSRITNNIPTSHRPSLLRLRVTCSVTTTTKSRPNRNNLVAVNPPLSHDTASQSTWTHRLWVSAGCTTVFVSFAKSIIGGFGSNLWLEPALAGFAGYILADLGSGVYHWATDNYGDGSTPLVGTHVQDSLDHHECPWTITERQFANNLHFLARGTTLMVLPLDLAFDDHVFHGFVSTFAFCVLFCQQFHVWAHGSKSELPPLVVALQDIGLLVSRERHVEHHRAPYNNNYCVVSGVWNKVLDESKFFEALEMVVYFKLGVKPRSWTNPNSEWTEETEITNC, encoded by the coding sequence ATGGCTGTTGTACCACTTCAGACCAAACATACTCTAAGTCGCATCACCAACAACATCCCAACAAGTCACCGTCCGTCGCTTCTCCGTCTACGTGTCACGTGCTCAGTTACTACCACCACCAAGTCTCGCCCTAACCGTAATAACCTTGTGGCTGTGAATCCTCCTCTGTCCCATGACACAGCTTCGCAATCAACATGGACTCACCGCTTATGGGTTTCAGCTGGCTGCACCACCGTCTTTGTCTCATTTGCCAAATCTATCATTGGAGGGTTTGGTTCAAACCTTTGGCTCGAACCAGCTTTAGCCGGTTTTGCCGGATACATCTTAGCAGATCTAGGCTCTGGTGTCTACCACTGGGCAACTGATAACTACGGAGATGGTTCAACGCCTCTAGTAGGAACCCACGTCCAAGATTCTCTTGATCACCACGAATGCCCTTGGACAATCACCGAGCGGCAATTTGCAAACAATCTACACTTTCTGGCTCGTGGCACAACCTTGATGGTTCTCCCACTAGACCTTGCGTTTGATGACCATGTGTTTCATGGCTTCGTAAGCACGTTTGCGTTTTGCGTATTGTTTTGCCAGCAGTTTCATGTTTGGGCTCATGGGAGCAAGAGCGAGCTTCCACCTCTTGTGGTGGCGTTGCAGGACATTGGACTACTTGTTTCACGAGAAAGGCACGTGGAGCATCACCGAGCACCGTATAATAACAATTACTGTGTAGTGAGTGGGGTATGGAACAAGGTTTTGGATGAAAGTAAGTTCTTTGAAGCGTTAGAGATGGTGGTGTATTTCAAGCTCGGGGTGAAGCCAAGGTCATGGACCAATCCAAACTCGGAGTGGACAGAAGAAACTGAGATAACTAATTGTTGA
- the LOC106410514 gene encoding polyadenylate-binding protein RBP45C-like isoform X1, whose product MMQQPPPAANGAAAGSGQIPSDQQAYHHHQSWMMQQQQLQGQPPAAWNPQSAPSPVQQYGGGSQNPGSAGEIKSLWIGDLQPWMDEGYLMSIFSITGEVIRNVQQAKVIRNKLTGLTEGYGFIEFVSHAAAERILQTYNGAQMPNCEQTFRLNWAQLGAGERRQSDGPEHTVFVGDLAPDVTDYVLTETFKAVYSSVKGAKVVTDRATGRSKGYGFVKFGDESEQIRAMTEMNGQYCSSRPMRIGPAANKKPLTMQQQPGAYQNTQGNPGEGDPTNTTIFVGALDESVTEDVLKSVFGQFGELVHVKIPAGKRCGFVQYAIRGCAEQALNSLNGTQLGGQNIRLSWGRTPSNKQTQPEQAQYGGGGGGYYGYPPQGYEGYGYVPPPQDPNAYYGGYPGAGYGNYQQPGGYQQHQQ is encoded by the exons ATGATGCAGCAGCCACCTCCCGCCGCTAACGGTGCCGCCGCAGGATCAGGTCAGATCCCTTCGGACCAGCAAGCTTACCACCACCACCAATCGTGGATGATGCAGCAGCAGCAACTACAGGGTCAGCCCCCGGCAGCATGGAATCCTCAGTCGGCGCCGTCTCCGGTTCAACAGTACGGCGGTGGATCTCAGAATCCAGGATCAGCTGGAGAGATCAAATCCTTGTGGATCGGAGACTTGCAGCCGTGGATGGACGAAGGCTACCTCATGAGCATCTTCTCTATCACCGGCGAGGTAATCCGAAAT GTTCAACAAGCTAAAGTCATTCGCAATAAGCTGACCGGGTTAACCGAAGGCTATGGGTTTATTGAGTTTGTGTCCCATGCTGCAGCTGAGAGGATTCTCCAGACGTACAACGGTGCTCAGATGCCTAACTGTGAGCAGACCTTTAGGCTGAACTGGGCTCAGCTTGGAGCGGGAGAGAGACGCCAGTCTGATGGGCCTGAGCACACGGTTTTTGTAGGAGATCTGGCGCCTGATGTTACTGACTACGTGCTTACCGAAACGTTCAAGGCTGTGTATTCCTCTGTGAAGGGAGCAAAAGTTGTGACTGATAGGGCCACTGGACGGTCCAAGGGATACGGGTTTGTGAAGTTTGGGGATGAAAGTGAGCAGATAAGGGCAATGACTGAGATGAATGGTCAGTACTGCTCGTCTAGGCCTATGCGTATCGGTCCAGCTGCTAACAAGAAGCCTCTTACAATGCAACAACAACCAg GTGCATATCAGAACACTCAAGGAAACCCCGGAGAAGGTGATCCAACTAACACGACG ATTTTTGTTGGAGCTTTGGATGAAAGTGTGACAGAAGATGTTTTGAAGTCAGTTTTTGGTCAATTTGGTGAACTTGTTCATGTGAAAATACCAGCAGGAAAACGTTGCGGATTTGTTCAATATGCTATTAG GGGATGTGCAGAGCAAGCACTCAACTCGTTGAATGGAACACAACTTGGCGGACAAAACATTCGTCTTTCATGGGGTCGCACTCCTTCCAACAAGCAG ACTCAACCTGAACAAGCTcagtatggtggtggtggtggtggatacTATGGATATCCTCCTCAGGGATATGAAGGTTACGGATATGTGCCTCCTCCTCAGGACCCTAACGCCTACTATGGTGGCTACCCTGGTGCGGGCTATGGAAACTACCAGCAGCCTGGTGGCTACCAGCAGCATCAGCAG TGA
- the LOC106410514 gene encoding polyadenylate-binding protein RBP45C-like isoform X2 → MMQQPPPAANGAAAGSGQIPSDQQAYHHHQSWMMQQQQLQGQPPAAWNPQSAPSPVQQYGGGSQNPGSAGEIKSLWIGDLQPWMDEGYLMSIFSITGEVQQAKVIRNKLTGLTEGYGFIEFVSHAAAERILQTYNGAQMPNCEQTFRLNWAQLGAGERRQSDGPEHTVFVGDLAPDVTDYVLTETFKAVYSSVKGAKVVTDRATGRSKGYGFVKFGDESEQIRAMTEMNGQYCSSRPMRIGPAANKKPLTMQQQPGAYQNTQGNPGEGDPTNTTIFVGALDESVTEDVLKSVFGQFGELVHVKIPAGKRCGFVQYAIRGCAEQALNSLNGTQLGGQNIRLSWGRTPSNKQTQPEQAQYGGGGGGYYGYPPQGYEGYGYVPPPQDPNAYYGGYPGAGYGNYQQPGGYQQHQQ, encoded by the exons ATGATGCAGCAGCCACCTCCCGCCGCTAACGGTGCCGCCGCAGGATCAGGTCAGATCCCTTCGGACCAGCAAGCTTACCACCACCACCAATCGTGGATGATGCAGCAGCAGCAACTACAGGGTCAGCCCCCGGCAGCATGGAATCCTCAGTCGGCGCCGTCTCCGGTTCAACAGTACGGCGGTGGATCTCAGAATCCAGGATCAGCTGGAGAGATCAAATCCTTGTGGATCGGAGACTTGCAGCCGTGGATGGACGAAGGCTACCTCATGAGCATCTTCTCTATCACCGGCGAG GTTCAACAAGCTAAAGTCATTCGCAATAAGCTGACCGGGTTAACCGAAGGCTATGGGTTTATTGAGTTTGTGTCCCATGCTGCAGCTGAGAGGATTCTCCAGACGTACAACGGTGCTCAGATGCCTAACTGTGAGCAGACCTTTAGGCTGAACTGGGCTCAGCTTGGAGCGGGAGAGAGACGCCAGTCTGATGGGCCTGAGCACACGGTTTTTGTAGGAGATCTGGCGCCTGATGTTACTGACTACGTGCTTACCGAAACGTTCAAGGCTGTGTATTCCTCTGTGAAGGGAGCAAAAGTTGTGACTGATAGGGCCACTGGACGGTCCAAGGGATACGGGTTTGTGAAGTTTGGGGATGAAAGTGAGCAGATAAGGGCAATGACTGAGATGAATGGTCAGTACTGCTCGTCTAGGCCTATGCGTATCGGTCCAGCTGCTAACAAGAAGCCTCTTACAATGCAACAACAACCAg GTGCATATCAGAACACTCAAGGAAACCCCGGAGAAGGTGATCCAACTAACACGACG ATTTTTGTTGGAGCTTTGGATGAAAGTGTGACAGAAGATGTTTTGAAGTCAGTTTTTGGTCAATTTGGTGAACTTGTTCATGTGAAAATACCAGCAGGAAAACGTTGCGGATTTGTTCAATATGCTATTAG GGGATGTGCAGAGCAAGCACTCAACTCGTTGAATGGAACACAACTTGGCGGACAAAACATTCGTCTTTCATGGGGTCGCACTCCTTCCAACAAGCAG ACTCAACCTGAACAAGCTcagtatggtggtggtggtggtggatacTATGGATATCCTCCTCAGGGATATGAAGGTTACGGATATGTGCCTCCTCCTCAGGACCCTAACGCCTACTATGGTGGCTACCCTGGTGCGGGCTATGGAAACTACCAGCAGCCTGGTGGCTACCAGCAGCATCAGCAG TGA
- the BNAC07G40470D gene encoding uncharacterized protein BNAC07G40470D isoform X2, giving the protein MEIRNSEGKLPTSLKNLDLNKSHEPKNKIPVSAYLSSSRISALKPRPPSLVSLCLGVVGRHLEEIIPCLSDISDIFPADIKMSIAAIAKRRKLLDDDLVISLADTSWEILDVSSSDVSDSGLAKVSEICKSLRAVDISRCNKITSMGVSELVQNCRSLETLRCGGCPSSESTARRSLSLFKPDLSNVEEETWEELVVTEIGHGGHSLRWLVWPRIDKDSLEMLSIECPRIVVNPKPSFLTYSLHEVPREALPDVALDEPFVKDIDPKTWVVRGVVKNPTTSLLSLTSSSELSIAEKFRLAFAERDARLAPKRAKNARQQQRRAERDWMMSSDEAKAVAFASKATRSLRKK; this is encoded by the exons ATGGAAATTCGAAATTCAGAAGGAAAGCTACCGACTTCGCTCAAGAATCTTGACTTGAATAAGAGTCATGAACCAAAGAATAAGATTCCTGTTTCGGCTTATCTATCTTCCTCAC GAATCTCTGCGTTGAAACCACGACCTCCATCTCTTGTCAGCTTGTGTCTTGGGGTTGTCGGGAGGCATTTAGAAGAAATCATTCCTTGTTTATCTGATATCTCCGACATCTTTCCTGCCGACATCAAG ATGTCGATTGCAGCCATTGCTAAAAGAAGAAAGCTACTGGATGATGATTTGGTTATCTCTTTAGCTGACACTTCCTGGGAGATTTTAGACGTCAGCAGTTCAGATGTCTCGGATTCTGGCCTAGCTAAAGTTTCGGAGATTTGCAAATCCCTCCGTGCTGTGGACATTAG CCGGTGCAACAAGATCACATCCATGGGAGTCTCAGAGCTTGTACAGAACTGCCGATCATTGGAAACTCTAAGATGCGG AGGATGCCCAAGCAGCGAGTCCACAGCACGCAGATCTTTGAGTTTGTTTAAGCCAGACTTGAGTAATGTCGAAGAAGAAACATGGGAAGAACTAGTCGTTACAGAGATTGGTCATGGCGGTCACTCATTGCGTTGGCTTGTTTGG CCACGAATTGATAAGGACTCATTGGAGATGCTGTCCATTGAATGTCCAAGAATAGTAGTAAACCCCAAGCCCTCGTTTCTCACTTACAGTCTACACGAGGTTCCTCGAGAAGCCTTACCAGATGTTGCATTGGACGAGCCCTTTGTGAAAGATATTGATCCCAAGACGTGGGTTGTTAGAGGAGTTGTGAAGAATCCCACAACCTCCTTATTATCATTGACTTCCTCCAGTGAGCTGTCGATAGCAGAGAAGTTCAGACTAGCGTTTGCGGAGAGAGATGCACGGTTAGCCCCTAAGCGAGCTAAGAATGCAAGGCAACAGCAGCGTCGTGCTGAGAGGGATTGGATGATGTCCAGTGACGAGGCCAAAGCGGTGGCTTTTGCATCAAAGGCCACCAGGTCTTTGCGCAAGAAGTAG
- the LOC106410516 gene encoding vacuolar protein sorting-associated protein 22 homolog 1, giving the protein MRRRPGIGGLQKAAAARDQYRLLGENVAKLRTDMMKEQLATFKSQLEEFARKHKNDIRKNPAFRAQFHEMCAKVGVDPLASNKGFWAELLGIGDFYYELGVQIIEVCMQTRSLNGGLISLQELCSHLRQRRKKDREAVTEDDCLRAISKLKVLGSGFEVITIGKKKLVRSVPTELNKDHNQILELAQGQGFVTVEEVQRRLSWTSGRVIDALETLLEEGLAMIDNGSKDGKCQYWFPCVSSVYSFVGSDT; this is encoded by the exons ATGCGACGACGACCAGGAATCGGAGGTCTTCAAAAGGCGGCAGCTGCTCGG GATCAGTACAGGTTATTAGGAGAAAATGTGGCCAAGCTACGGACTGATATGATGAAAGAGCAGCTCGCCACGTTCAAGTCCCAGCTTGAAGAGTTCGCTCGTAAACacaag AATGACATTCGTAAAAATCCAGCCTTTAGGGCTCAGTTCCATGAGATGTGTGCTAAAGTTGGTGTGGATCCACTTGCTTCTAACAAGGGTTTCTGGGCTGAGCTTCTTGGGATTGGTGACTTCTACTATGAACTTG GAGTTCAGATTATTGAAGTTTGCATGCAAACAAGGTCGCTCAATGGAGGTTTGATCAGCTTGCAAGAGCTCTGTAGCCATCTTCGTCAGAGAAGGAAGAAAGACCGTGAAGCTGTCACCGAAGATGATTGCCTTCGTGCTATTAGCAAGCTAAAG GTATTGGGTAGCGGATTTGAGGTAATCACAATTGGCAAGAAAAAGCTTGTCCGCTCAGTCCCCACCGAGCTCAACAAAGACCATAACCAAATCTTGGAGCTGGCTCAG GGTCAAGGCTTTGTGACTGTGGAAGAGGTACAAAGACGTCTCTCGTGGACATCTGGTCGGGTCATAGATGCCCTCGAAACTTTGTTAGAG GAGGGACTCGCAATGATCGACAATGGTAGCAAAGACGGAAAATGTCAGTATTGGTTCCCCTGTGTCTCTTCTGTTTACTCATTCGTTGGATCTGATACTTAA
- the BNAC07G40470D gene encoding uncharacterized protein BNAC07G40470D isoform X1 yields the protein MEIRNSEGKLPTSLKNLDLNKSHEPKNKIPVSAYLSSSRSRISALKPRPPSLVSLCLGVVGRHLEEIIPCLSDISDIFPADIKMSIAAIAKRRKLLDDDLVISLADTSWEILDVSSSDVSDSGLAKVSEICKSLRAVDISRCNKITSMGVSELVQNCRSLETLRCGGCPSSESTARRSLSLFKPDLSNVEEETWEELVVTEIGHGGHSLRWLVWPRIDKDSLEMLSIECPRIVVNPKPSFLTYSLHEVPREALPDVALDEPFVKDIDPKTWVVRGVVKNPTTSLLSLTSSSELSIAEKFRLAFAERDARLAPKRAKNARQQQRRAERDWMMSSDEAKAVAFASKATRSLRKK from the exons ATGGAAATTCGAAATTCAGAAGGAAAGCTACCGACTTCGCTCAAGAATCTTGACTTGAATAAGAGTCATGAACCAAAGAATAAGATTCCTGTTTCGGCTTATCTATCTTCCTCACGTTCAC GAATCTCTGCGTTGAAACCACGACCTCCATCTCTTGTCAGCTTGTGTCTTGGGGTTGTCGGGAGGCATTTAGAAGAAATCATTCCTTGTTTATCTGATATCTCCGACATCTTTCCTGCCGACATCAAG ATGTCGATTGCAGCCATTGCTAAAAGAAGAAAGCTACTGGATGATGATTTGGTTATCTCTTTAGCTGACACTTCCTGGGAGATTTTAGACGTCAGCAGTTCAGATGTCTCGGATTCTGGCCTAGCTAAAGTTTCGGAGATTTGCAAATCCCTCCGTGCTGTGGACATTAG CCGGTGCAACAAGATCACATCCATGGGAGTCTCAGAGCTTGTACAGAACTGCCGATCATTGGAAACTCTAAGATGCGG AGGATGCCCAAGCAGCGAGTCCACAGCACGCAGATCTTTGAGTTTGTTTAAGCCAGACTTGAGTAATGTCGAAGAAGAAACATGGGAAGAACTAGTCGTTACAGAGATTGGTCATGGCGGTCACTCATTGCGTTGGCTTGTTTGG CCACGAATTGATAAGGACTCATTGGAGATGCTGTCCATTGAATGTCCAAGAATAGTAGTAAACCCCAAGCCCTCGTTTCTCACTTACAGTCTACACGAGGTTCCTCGAGAAGCCTTACCAGATGTTGCATTGGACGAGCCCTTTGTGAAAGATATTGATCCCAAGACGTGGGTTGTTAGAGGAGTTGTGAAGAATCCCACAACCTCCTTATTATCATTGACTTCCTCCAGTGAGCTGTCGATAGCAGAGAAGTTCAGACTAGCGTTTGCGGAGAGAGATGCACGGTTAGCCCCTAAGCGAGCTAAGAATGCAAGGCAACAGCAGCGTCGTGCTGAGAGGGATTGGATGATGTCCAGTGACGAGGCCAAAGCGGTGGCTTTTGCATCAAAGGCCACCAGGTCTTTGCGCAAGAAGTAG
- the LOC106410812 gene encoding tryptophan synthase beta chain 2, chloroplastic has translation MATSGTASSFRTSVSASSRLTHLRSSPFKVPNFTPLPSSRSHSFSVSCTIAKDPTFLMAEAEKTKAAGSDPTLWKRPDSFGRFGKFGGKYVPETLMHALSELETAFYSLATDDDFQRELAGILKDYVGRESPLYFAERLTEHYRRENGEGPLIYLKREDLNHTGAHKINNAVAQALLAKRLGKKRIIAETGAGQHGVATATVCARFGLQCIIYMGAQDMERQALNVFRMRLLGAEVRGVHSGTATLKDATSEAIRDWVTNVETTHYILGSVAGPHPYPMMVRDFHAVIGKETRRQAMEKWGGKPDVLVACVGGGSNAMGLFHEFVDDTEVRMIGVEAAGFGLDSGKHAATLTKGDVGVLHGAMSYLLQDDDGQIIEPHSISAGLDYPGVGPEHSFLKDMGRAEYYSVTDEEALEAFKRVSRLEGIIPALETSHALAHLEKLCPTLPDGARVVLNFSGRGDKDVQTAIKYLEV, from the exons ATGGCCACCTCAGGAACCGCTTCTAGTTTCAGAACATCCGTTTCAGCTTCTTCTAGATTGACCCATCTGAGATCATCTCCCTTCAAAGTCCCAAACTTTACTCCTCTGCCATCCTCTCGCTCACATTCGTTCTCCGTCTCTTGCACCATCGCAAAGGACCCGACTTTCCTCATGGCGGAGGCCGAGAAGACAAAGGCCGCTGGATCTGACCCGACCTTGTGGAAACGACCCGATTCGTTCGGTCGGTTCGGGAAGTTCGGCGGGAAGTACGTCCCTGAAACTCTAATGCACGCTCTCTCCGAACTCGAAACTGCTTTCTACTCGCTTGCCACCGACGATGATTTCCAG AGGGAGTTAGCAGGGATCTTGAAAGACTACGTGGGTAGAGAAAGTCCTCTCTACTTCGCGGAGAGGCTCACAGAGCATTATCGCCGCGAAAACGGCGAAGGACCGCTCATATACCTCAAACGAGAAGACCTTAACCACACGGGTGCTCACAAGATCAACAACGCCGTGGCTCAAGCCCTTCTCGCCAAACGTTTAGGCAAGAAGAGGATTATCGCCGAGACAGGAGCTGGCCAACACGGCGTAGCCACAGCTACTGTATGTGCCCGTTTCGGTTTGCAGTGTATTATCTACATGGGCGCTCAAGATATGGAGAGACAAGCTCTCAACGTGTTCAGGATGCGTCTTCTCGGTGCTGAGGTGAGAGGGGTTCACTCCGGAACGGCTACTTTGAAGGACGCGACGTCCGAAGCTATAAGGGATTGGGTGACGAATGTTGAGACTACTCATTACATATTGGGATCCGTTGCGGGTCCTCATCCTTACCCTATGATGGTTAGAGACTTTCATGCGGTGATTGGTAAAGAGACGAGGAGACAAGCGATGGAGAAGTGGGGAGGGAAGCCTGATGTCTTGGTGGCTTGTGTTGGTGGTGGCTCAAATGCTATGGGACTGTTTCATGAGTTTGTTGATGATACCGAGGTTCGTATGATTGGTGTGGAAGCTGCTGGATTTGGATTGGATAGTGGTAAACACGCTGCTACGTTGACAAAGGGAGATGTTGGTGTTCTTCATGGAGCTATGAGTTACTTGCTGCAAGATGATGATGGACAAATCATTGAACCGCACTCCATCAGTGCCGG CTTGGACTACCCTGGAGTTGGACCAGAGCATAGTTTCCTTAAAGACATGGGACGAGCTGAATACTATAGCGTTACCGATGAAGAAGCCTTGGAAG CGTTCAAGAGAGTGTCTCGGTTGGAGGGAATAATCCCTGCTCTGGAGACGTCACATGCATTGGCTCATCTCGAGAAGCTATGTCCGACGTTACCTGATGGTGCTAGAGTGGTGTTAAACTTCAGCGGGAGAGGTGATAAGGATGTTCAGACGGCCATCAAGTATCTTGAAGTTTAA